The Capsicum annuum cultivar UCD-10X-F1 chromosome 3, UCD10Xv1.1, whole genome shotgun sequence genomic sequence tatgaaatttgcatctCCAGAAACTGAACAATTCTTGAACCTCTTCAAAGCTACTTCAATCCCACCCGGCAACACACCCTTATACACATTTCCATACCCTCCTGTCCCAACTATATTCATCCTGGAGAAATTCTTCGTGGCCGCCTTAATTTCATCAAAAGTATACCTAATCAGAGTAGTACTTCCACTAATCGAATCCAAACGAGAACTCAAATTACTCTCCAGTCTCCTGGTATTCCACTTTTTAGCCAATCCAATTTTCCTCCGCCGCCAcaaaaaccaataaccaaccacaACAAGTCCAACAACCAACACACAaattaccaccaccaccacaataACAACCACATTCTTCTTACCTTTTCCCGAGTCACCACCAGTAACATCAAGTAGAAACAAGCATTTTGCAGTGCCTTCATCAGTAGGTCCATACTGATTTGCAAAAGCAGCTGCATAAACTGAAGGATAAGCAGCACAATCGAATAAGTTCCCCGCAGAAGGGCCAGGTAGATACGAAGCAAGACCAGATAAACTAGTAGTACATGTAGCACAAGGAGAGTTATTCTCTAACGACTGATTACACGAAGAAATAATGTTCGTAAGCGCAGCTGGAGCCACCTTAGACTCGAACTCAGAACGCGTCGTAATATTCATACAACCCTGAGAGATCCATGATGTTTGAATCCCACAAGCACGTCGGATATCGAAGTTGCCAGAATAGTCGTTGACCAAAGATTGGTAAGAGTTCCAGCAAGAATCAGCTGAACTGAGAGGTGGCAAGAAAGTGTTGGTACGACGAAGATAATCAGATTGGACAAGGCGTAAACCTTGTCGAATGTACTGACACTGTGCTGTGGAGTTCAAAGCTGGTCGTCTTGAATTTTGATCTATGACTTTGCGAAGTGCACCGAAATCAAAAGGACATGAAGTTGAAGAATTTAAACTTTGTCCATAACAAGAGGAGGATAAGTAGAAAAAGAGCAAGAGGTGGAGAAAGGGGAACATGGTTGAGAATTAAAGAAACAAGATTAGTAATGGAGTTTGTTTACCCTAGTCACTTTATTCAATTGACGATTTAATCAATATAAATACTTTCGTATCACGTTGTTCAAGAAAAAACTGGATCTAATGAACTCCTATCTCAAAATATGGTGTGCTGGTTACGGAGGTGAAAGGTAGTGAAGCTTGTTTGTTCTAGTCACTTCATTCATTTGTCCAgaatcaatacacatacttgaacaAACACTCATCCAATGAACCCCTTGCTCAAAATATGGGGTGGGGTCAAAGAGTTGTTGAGTTGGATGATGATTATAGAATCAATCATCTATCATATTCGTTAGTAATAGTATTATTTTCATGGAAATGAGTAATATTCATAACTGGCAGGCAGACAACATTTTGGAGTTTTGGGGTTCTAATTGTGTAGGTTCTGGGAAATGGGTTGGAGTGTTGAGATTTGAGATGTGTTCTGTCTCATATGGGAAGTGGGTCCTACTTTATGTCACTGTTTAGTCAAAACTTTCAAAGGAAAGAAGTCAAAAACGAATTAGGCTCGTTTGATTGGGAATAAGTTGtcccaaaataattaattttaaaattaattattccaTCATATCTATGGAATAATTTATTCCAtcactaaaatataaataatgaaataagtaaTTCCTTAACTAACTTATTCCatatttttccataatttattccaaaattattataacatccacctcacaccaaacgaccccttacttCCTATGGTTCACATGGAACCTGTTTGGTTGAAGCAgttaaaagttttgaaattggTGTAATGTTGTTGGTGTACTTTATATGGAGTCAAGGGTGGCTCAAATAAATTAGGGACTTgtctttaagaaaaaataatttttatataaagtgttttaagaaattatataattaattccTTCTACTAATATCTTTCTAAAATTAATGAGATCTTTCtaaaattaatgatataattaatatatttattctttctcaaATTATCAGATTTTAAATATATCTAACTCCTTGAAGCCCTGTATGGagtatattattaaaaaaaaagagaagaagaagaagaggaattaAGCTGCTTTATTgataaaatggtaaaaatattCTTAAAGAATAAATCTAAAAGCATATTTGTAAAGGATAGGAAAAATGACGTATACGAAACAGAAAGGAAATTAGGGATTTTGTTTTCAAAGTATATTGTgattataaaaagtaaagaaaaatatcaagGATAAACTATAAAATTTCGATAGAATATTTATGCGCTGAAAAATCATTAACTAGTGGtatcaatttatgatttttgactcATTTTGATTTGTAGGAactttattgataattttttttttcatgtttattaCATACATAAATAAGCTAAAAGATATTTATAGGCTAGTTTAACCAACCTATAAGATTAA encodes the following:
- the LOC107863930 gene encoding probable LRR receptor-like serine/threonine-protein kinase RKF3, which gives rise to MFPFLHLLLFFYLSSSCYGQSLNSSTSCPFDFGALRKVIDQNSRRPALNSTAQCQYIRQGLRLVQSDYLRRTNTFLPPLSSADSCWNSYQSLVNDYSGNFDIRRACGIQTSWISQGCMNITTRSEFESKVAPAALTNIISSCNQSLENNSPCATCTTSLSGLASYLPGPSAGNLFDCAAYPSVYAAAFANQYGPTDEGTAKCLFLLDVTGGDSGKGKKNVVVIVVVVVICVLVVGLVVVGYWFLWRRRKIGLAKKWNTRRLESNLSSRLDSISGSTTLIRYTFDEIKAATKNFSRMNIVGTGGYGNVYKGVLPGGIEVALKRFKNCSVSGDANFIHEVEVIASVRHVNLVALRGYCTATTPFEGHQRIIVCDLMKNGSLHDHLFGTRHEKLSWGTRQKIALGTARGLAYLHYGAQPGIIHRDIKASNILLDESFEPKVADFGLAKFTPEGMTHLSTRVAGTMGYVAPEYALYGQLTERSDVYSFGVVLLELLSGKKAIIEFKDGQPTLVTDWAWSLVREGRALDVLEDNIPHLGPPEVMEKYVLVAVLCSHPQLYARPTMDQVVNMLDTEIPVPTIPERPISLIADLDDIERSVSSSGGSGNLSTAAGYQPYIVEREAPLADSDSVKARTLDCRS